The Lottiidibacillus patelloidae genome contains the following window.
TAACGCAATTGTCCCGTGTTTCAATTCTCCTCCAGCAAATCCTTCTGCTTGGATATAAGAGATTTCTTTTAACTTTAATGCACCTTCTAAACCTACATAGAAGTCAATTCCACGTCCGATAAAGAATGCATTTCTAGTTGTCGCTAAGAAGTCTTTTGCAATTTGCTCAAGTTCTTCTTTACGATCACAAAGTGTTTCCATTGCATTAGCAACAATACTTAATTCTTTAATTAGATCAAAGTCTAACGCAATACCTTTTGCTTTTGCAGCTTCACCTGCAAGAATTGCAAGAACAGCCATTTGAGCTGTATAAGCTTTTGTTGAAGCTACTGCAATTTCAGGTCCTGCATACGTGTGAAGTGTATAATCTGCTTCACGAGAAAGCGTTGAACCAGGTACGTTTGTAATTGTTAATGCTTTATGACCTAACTCTTTAATATTTACTAATACGCCACGGCTATCTGCTGTTTCACCTGATTGTGAAATGAAGATAAACAATGGTTTTTCTGAAAGAAGAGGCATGTTATACATGAACTCACTTGCGATATGTGTTTCAACTGGAATGTTAGCTAAGTTTTCAATTAATTGTTTACCAACTAACCCAGCATGGTAACTAGTTCCACAAGCGATAATGTATACGCGATCTGTATTAAGCATTGCCTGTCGAATATCATTATCTAAAACAATGTTATGGTTTTCATCTTGGTATTTTTGTACGATGTTACGAATAACGAAAGGCTGTTCATCGATTTCTTTTAACATGTAGTGTGCGTATGTTCCTTTTTCAATGTCACTTGCATCGATTTCAGCTGTGAATGGTTTACGTTCTACATTTTCGCCGTCTAAGTTCTTTAACTCAACTGCATTTTTAGAAACGATTACAATCTCTTTATCCATTAACTCAATAAATTGGTCAGTTACTTTTAACATTGCCATCGCGTCACTTGCTACAACGTTAAAGTTTTTCCCAAGACCTACTAATAATGGACTTTTATTTTTCGCAACGAAAATGACTTCACTATCTTCTTTGTCTAATAATGCAATTGCATAAGAACCATGTAATTCAGATAGTGTTTTACGGAATGCTTCTTCAACATTTAGTCCTTCGTTTACAAATGCCGTAATAAGTTGAACGATAACTTCTGTATCTGTTTCACTCTTTAACGTAACACCTTGTAAATATTGCTTCTTAAGTTGCTCATAGTTTTCAATTACTCCGTTATGAACAATTGTAAAGCGTTCTGTTTCATCTTGATGTGGGTGAGCGTTTAGTTTACTTGGTTCACCGTGTGTTGCCCAACGAGTGTGACCAATTCCAATTGTCGCTTCTACATCTTCATTTACATTTTCACGTAAAGTAGCAATACGGCCTTTTTCTTTAAACACCGTAACTCCGTTGTCATTTAATACAGCAATACCTGCTGAGTCATAACCTCGATATTCAAGCTTTTCTAATCCTTGTAATAAGATCTCTTTTGCATCATTTGTTCCGATATATCCTACGATTCCGCACATTTTATTTTTCCTCCCATAGTAAGCGAGGGGCAAGGAAACTTTTGGGGCTTCTTGCCCCTCTTCTTTCGTTGTTTTCATAGTTCCATCTTTTCTAATCCTTTTGTACATTAAGTCACCTTAATGTTTTTGGGAAAGAAATGTCGATTGTGATGGTCAATCGGGAGGCATCCGCCGATACTCGATAAACCTCCTCCTCGTCAACTGCCATACTTTCGTCCGAGGCAGTTCAGGCGCTTTGTGTTACATTTAGGTTTTTTTACTTTCCTCCTTTTTCATTTAAAATGCAATATTAAAATCATACCACATTTACATAAAACGTCAATACTACAAAAATATGCACAAAGCCACTAAAAGGTGACCTTATGCATAGTCTATTCTTAAATATAATTTTTAGTAATTACTCTTTAAATCCAAGTTCAGCTTCTACAACAGTGACAATTTCATTTACATATTGGCTGCAAAGCTCTTCTGTTTCAGCTTCAACCATTACTCTAACTAAAGGCTCTGTTCCAGAAGGACGAACGAGGACACGTCCGTTGCCATTTAATTTTGCTTCAACTGCTTCAATTGCTGCTTTACAAGCTGCGTTTTCAACAACACCATGCTTATCTGTTACTTTTACATTTTTTAATAATTGTGGGAATTTTTCCATTTCAGAAGCTAACTCTGAAAGTGTTTTATTTGTAGCTTTCATGATGTTAACAATCTGTAAACCACTTAGTAAACCGTCTCCTGTAGTAATGTAATCTAAGAAAATAATGTGACCTGATTGTTCGCCACCAAGGTTATATCCACTTTTTTTCATTTCTTCCATAACATAACGGTCTCCAACTGCAGTTTGAGCTGAAGCTATGTCATTTGCTTCAAGAGCTTTATAAAAGCCGAAGTTGCTCATTACTGTTGATACTACAGTTGAATTATTCAGTCTGCCAAGTTTGTTCATGTATTTTGCGCAAATGAAGATAATTTGGTCTCCGTCGACGATATCTCCATTTTCATCAATTGCGATTAGTCTATCGCCGTCTCCATCAAAAGCTAACCCTATATCAGCACCTTTTTCTTTAACAAAGGCTGCTAGTGCCTCTGGATGAGTTGAACCAACACCTTCATTGATGTTTAAGCCGTTCGGAGAACTACCCATTGTCGAAATGTCAGCTTCTAAATCTGCAAATAAATGTGGAGCTAAAGATGACGTCGCACCGTGAGCACAATCTAATGCAATATGAAGACCTGCAAAATCTTCATCAATTGTTTGTTTTAAATATTGAATATACTTTTGGCCACCTTCAAAGTAATCATTTACTTGACCTAATTCGGCACCTATTGGTCGTGGTAAAGTATCTTCCTTTTCTAGTAGTTCTTCAATCTCTTGTTCTTGTTCATCTGATAGTTTAAAGCCATCAGAACCAAAGAACTTTATTCCGTTGTCAGCTACAGGGTTGTGTGATGCTGAAATCATTACACCTGCTTGAGCATCTAACACTTTTGTTAAATATGCTACTCCTGGAGTAGAAATAACCCCTAAACGCATTACTTCAGCACCAGTAGATAATAGTCCTGCTACTAGAGCACCTTCAAGCATATGACCTGATACTCTAGTATCTCTACCGATAAGGACTTTCGGCTTTTCAGTTTCTTTCGTTAATACATATCCACCAAAACGTCCTAATTTAAATGCTAGTTCAGGTGTTAATTCTTTATTTGCAATACCTCTTACTCCATCAGTACCAAAATATTTACCCATTGTATGTCTCTCCTTTAACTCGTAACAGCTACTCTGTAATCTTAACCTTCGCTTTGAATGTATGTGCTTCCCACTTTACATATTGTGGTCCATTAAATTCTATATTTACAATATGCTCACCGGTTACTAATTGACTTAAATCAACAAATATATCAAAGTCTGCTATTGTCACATCTTCTAAAATGGATTGTGCGCCTAATAAATTCACATCTAAAACCCCATCACTTGGCGTAATAAATGAAGCTTTTAATCCTTGGGATAGTCCCTTGACTTTAATACTTACATCTTCAAATGTTTTCTCTTCTTGTTTCGCAACTTGAACTTTCACTTTTATTTTTTCTGGTTTGACGATGGAAATCTTATCTGGAACCGGAACATCAAAAGTAAAAACTGTATCCTCATTTATCGTCCGTAAATTTAGCATCTTACCATCGATATACTCATAACGGTCAATATCTTCCTTTTGACCATAAATGATAACTGTATTTGGTTCAACCGTAATAGATACAAGGCTTAAGCCTTTTGGCAAGGAGTTAATTTCTTTCACGCGAATTGGTACACTTTTATATGGACTTGTTATCGGCACTCTCACATCAATTACTGCCGGATATACATCTAGATTTTTTAGCTCATTACCTTGCGAATCATAAATGAACAACGGCACACTAGTATCTATACTCTCTTTAGCAAATGCAATGTTAATATAACCCTTTATTAGAGCTATTTTATTCACTTGGCTTTTTGCTCCTGTAACTGTAATACTGTTTGGATATACAATCGGCGTTTCGTATGCATAACCGAGCGGTAGTTTACTTTCATTAATTACTTGAACTTCCACAGGTGCTAATTTCGAAACCTTTTCTTCAATTGTTATTGTTACATGTTCAGGGTCCGTTTTTACGGTTAACTGACCAGGGATGTTTCTGTGCATCACAGGCACTTGATGTGTTCCTTCTTTATAACCATTTAAATCGACATATGCTTCATAATTTGTTGCTAATTTTGCTTTCGTAATGAGGCTTTCTGAGCCTTCTAGATAGATACTTATTTTTTCAGGTAAACCAGTAACGACGTATTTCTCCTCATCATAATAAGATACAAGATCAACTTCCTCAAAAGCTTTTGGATCTTTAGAAGAGGAAAATAACGTTAAGAAAGGGTTTGTACTTGGCTTACTTTGAGGAGAATCAAGTGTGATTCCTAAAAAAAGTAGAACTGCAAGCATAAATGAAATAATTCTAACAAACCAACGACTTCTTAATAATTGATCCAACATTATTTCTTCCTCCATTTCCATCGAGTTGAGGAAGTATTTTCAGTTTCTAACATTAATTCTTTTGTTAATATAGGACGCAGTTTCTCTTCTGTTAATCCTCTTACTAACTCGCCGTTTTTAGCCACAGATATCTGTCCTGTTTCTTCAGATACTATAATAGTGATGCTATCTGTTACTTCACTAATCCCAAGTGCTGCTCGGTGACGAGTACCTAATTCTTTTGAAATAAACGGGCTTTCAGAAAGTGGTAAATAACAAGCAGCAGCTTCAATTTTGTTTTGTTTCAAAATTACAGCACCATCGTGTAATGGTGTATTTGGAATAAATATATTAATAAGTAATTCTTCTGTTAAGCTTGCGTTTAATGGAATTCCCGTTTCAATGTATTCATTCAATCCTGTTTCTCGTTCAATGGATATTAAAGCACCAATTCTTCGTTTTGCCATATAATTAGCTGCCTTAATAATCGCTTCGAGTGATTTAACATTCTCCTCTTCCTCATTGACTGAGGTTCGTGAGAAGAAACTTCCTCTTCCTAATTGCTCAAGTGCTCTTCGTAATTCCGGTTGGAAAATGATAATTATTGCTAGTAAACCATATGTAATTGCTAAATCCATTAGCCATTTTAATGTCATTAGACCGAATAAATTACTTACGAACCAGACAAATAATATTACGATTATCCCTTTCAATAATTGGACTGCTTTTGTCCCGCGAATAATCATAATAAGTTTATATATTACAAAAGTTACGAGTAAAATGTCTATAGCCTTAGTTAAAAATTCTAAAATAGTTACTCCTCCACTCGCCATATTACTTCCTCCATGTTAAACACAGAATCCTTTTTCATTATATCATAATTTTGCCAAAACTAAATTGCATATAATGTTTAACTTTTTAACGTAGTGGGAATATATGTTAAAATAATATTAGGAGGGAGTGCTAGGATGACTGATAAATTTATCTTATTACAAAAAATTGAGAAAACTAGAGAAAAGATGATATCTATTGCTGAGAAGCACCCGTACAGTTCAAGCAAGGTAGTACAACTTAGTAGAGACTTGGATGAACTATTAAATAAGTATAACAATTTAGTAAATTAGATATAAAAAACATCAGCAACCTTAACATTGGTTTGCTGATGTTTGTACTTTTACAACAATTTCTCTCCAAAAAGTGATGCAATTAAACCTACTGCAGCTTCGGCAGTTTTATTTTTCTCATCTAAAATTGGATTTACTTCTACGAACTCAGCAGAAGTAATGAGTCCTGAGTCAGAGAGCATTTCCATCGCTAAGTGACTTTCTCGGTAACTTAACCCACCCATGACAGGTGTTCCTACACCAGGACAATCTTCTGGATCGAGTCCATCTAAATCTAAACTTAAATGTACTCCTTCTGTTTTTTTAGAAAGGTAATCTAACGTTTCTTTAATTACAGTAGACATACCTAGCTTGTCTACCTCATGCATTGTATAAACTTTAATACCTTTTTCTTTAATTAATTCACGTTCTCCTTTATCTAAGGAGCGTGCTCCAATAATTACGATATTTTCCGGTTTAATCTTCGGAGCATAGCCACCGATATTAACTAAATCTTCATGACCTAAACCTAAACTAACTGCAAGTG
Protein-coding sequences here:
- the glmS gene encoding glutamine--fructose-6-phosphate transaminase (isomerizing): MCGIVGYIGTNDAKEILLQGLEKLEYRGYDSAGIAVLNDNGVTVFKEKGRIATLRENVNEDVEATIGIGHTRWATHGEPSKLNAHPHQDETERFTIVHNGVIENYEQLKKQYLQGVTLKSETDTEVIVQLITAFVNEGLNVEEAFRKTLSELHGSYAIALLDKEDSEVIFVAKNKSPLLVGLGKNFNVVASDAMAMLKVTDQFIELMDKEIVIVSKNAVELKNLDGENVERKPFTAEIDASDIEKGTYAHYMLKEIDEQPFVIRNIVQKYQDENHNIVLDNDIRQAMLNTDRVYIIACGTSYHAGLVGKQLIENLANIPVETHIASEFMYNMPLLSEKPLFIFISQSGETADSRGVLVNIKELGHKALTITNVPGSTLSREADYTLHTYAGPEIAVASTKAYTAQMAVLAILAGEAAKAKGIALDFDLIKELSIVANAMETLCDRKEELEQIAKDFLATTRNAFFIGRGIDFYVGLEGALKLKEISYIQAEGFAGGELKHGTIALIEKGTPVIALATQKHVNLSIRGNVKEVVARGANPCIISMDGLNDESDAFVVPAVHEILSPLVSVLPLQLISYYAALHRDCDVDKPRNLAKSVTVE
- the glmM gene encoding phosphoglucosamine mutase; protein product: MGKYFGTDGVRGIANKELTPELAFKLGRFGGYVLTKETEKPKVLIGRDTRVSGHMLEGALVAGLLSTGAEVMRLGVISTPGVAYLTKVLDAQAGVMISASHNPVADNGIKFFGSDGFKLSDEQEQEIEELLEKEDTLPRPIGAELGQVNDYFEGGQKYIQYLKQTIDEDFAGLHIALDCAHGATSSLAPHLFADLEADISTMGSSPNGLNINEGVGSTHPEALAAFVKEKGADIGLAFDGDGDRLIAIDENGDIVDGDQIIFICAKYMNKLGRLNNSTVVSTVMSNFGFYKALEANDIASAQTAVGDRYVMEEMKKSGYNLGGEQSGHIIFLDYITTGDGLLSGLQIVNIMKATNKTLSELASEMEKFPQLLKNVKVTDKHGVVENAACKAAIEAVEAKLNGNGRVLVRPSGTEPLVRVMVEAETEELCSQYVNEIVTVVEAELGFKE
- a CDS encoding CdaR family protein, translating into MLDQLLRSRWFVRIISFMLAVLLFLGITLDSPQSKPSTNPFLTLFSSSKDPKAFEEVDLVSYYDEEKYVVTGLPEKISIYLEGSESLITKAKLATNYEAYVDLNGYKEGTHQVPVMHRNIPGQLTVKTDPEHVTITIEEKVSKLAPVEVQVINESKLPLGYAYETPIVYPNSITVTGAKSQVNKIALIKGYINIAFAKESIDTSVPLFIYDSQGNELKNLDVYPAVIDVRVPITSPYKSVPIRVKEINSLPKGLSLVSITVEPNTVIIYGQKEDIDRYEYIDGKMLNLRTINEDTVFTFDVPVPDKISIVKPEKIKVKVQVAKQEEKTFEDVSIKVKGLSQGLKASFITPSDGVLDVNLLGAQSILEDVTIADFDIFVDLSQLVTGEHIVNIEFNGPQYVKWEAHTFKAKVKITE
- the cdaA gene encoding diadenylate cyclase CdaA yields the protein MASGGVTILEFLTKAIDILLVTFVIYKLIMIIRGTKAVQLLKGIIVILFVWFVSNLFGLMTLKWLMDLAITYGLLAIIIIFQPELRRALEQLGRGSFFSRTSVNEEEENVKSLEAIIKAANYMAKRRIGALISIERETGLNEYIETGIPLNASLTEELLINIFIPNTPLHDGAVILKQNKIEAAACYLPLSESPFISKELGTRHRAALGISEVTDSITIIVSEETGQISVAKNGELVRGLTEEKLRPILTKELMLETENTSSTRWKWRKK
- a CDS encoding aspartyl-phosphate phosphatase Spo0E family protein; the encoded protein is MTDKFILLQKIEKTREKMISIAEKHPYSSSKVVQLSRDLDELLNKYNNLVN
- the rocF gene encoding arginase — protein: MKKISIIGVPMDLGQNRRGVDMGPSAIRYAGLEKRLKSLDLEVIDTGDIEISRDHGQIKKETNLKNLNEVIVTNDNLNNKVSEVISEGSFPLVLGGDHSIAIGTLAGAAKHYDNLGVIWYDAHGDLNTADTSPSGNIHGMPLAVSLGLGHEDLVNIGGYAPKIKPENIVIIGARSLDKGERELIKEKGIKVYTMHEVDKLGMSTVIKETLDYLSKKTEGVHLSLDLDGLDPEDCPGVGTPVMGGLSYRESHLAMEMLSDSGLITSAEFVEVNPILDEKNKTAEAAVGLIASLFGEKLL